Part of the Lolium rigidum isolate FL_2022 chromosome 6, APGP_CSIRO_Lrig_0.1, whole genome shotgun sequence genome, CATCATTTGCTTTCTTTGTAGACAGTGGCTGCAGAGACTGCAGGTCCTTGTCAACTTCAACCTTCCTTTCTTCAGTCTTCAGTGCAAGTAGTGCTTTCCGCTTTTCCTCCCTAATTTTTTCGTACTCCTCTAGGGTCATCTCCTGTAGAAATTGGAATATTAGTACGCAAAGAGATTAGTGCGATGGAACCAGACAAGTATGAAAAGGAACTAGATGACATATCATTAAGAAGAATAGCCACCCTGAATTGAGCTGAATGGGAATCGTTCCAGGCTGTGTGAGGTGCACTCACAATGCCCACAGGTTGAGAAGCTCAGTCCATTGCATTAAATATCAAATGCAATAGGAAAGGAGATGAAAAATTTACTAGGATTTGACATAAAAAGAGTTGGTGACTTTGGTAAACAAAACCAGCAAGTGAACTAAGACAATACTCCAGGCCTGTCAGGAGTAGAAAAATATAATAATAGGAGAGTGGTGCAAAATAGAGGCTCCCAGGTGCCAGGACACGCAAAACATCCCTACAAGCTACAAGCGATGGATAAGCTTGCAAAGGATGAGGAGAAAATGAGGTCTGAAAAATATTAATTTTCCTGTGAAACTCCACTGGAACACTTTTTCTGTAGGTTCCCAGAGGAATCCTTTGAACCATCAAGTGAACTATACTCCTGACTAGAGAAAATCCTTTGTTTTTATGCAGGTTATGAAAAAATCATTCAAGTGGGCAGGCCCTTCGTTACACAAAGGATGAAGGGGCTAGTATCATCCCCAACAGTATAGCTAAGTATAATATACAAGGGGCAACTTGTAGCAGTAATATAAGCTATCATAACAACAGATAACAAGACAATAATGAACAAGGGGCCAGAGGGTAAGGCACTATCTACTATAGGAAAAAACATTTGACTTCTGCAAACCTAAAAAACAGGGTAATCTCCACAAAGTTGGATTGGAGTGTAGCCTTTACCTTATCCTCttcattctcttcctcctcctttgcagcaacatcctTGTTATCCTTGTTCTCCTCTGTTGTTGGAGCATCATCCTGCTCAGCTTGCTTCTCAGCGATGGGAGCATTGTCCTCAATTTTAAGAGCTTCATCAGTTTCCCTGCTTACACAAAACAGCCTCTACTGTTATGTCTGCATTCAGCCATTTACCAATTGAGATAGTAATGAAAAACAAGAGTAGATGAAGCTTCCTTACTGCGCAAGGCCTTCATCAGTGGAAGATCCCCAGTTCCCACGCCCTGCACCATCACGTTTCATCCCGTAGCCACGACCAGTCCCGCTGTGGCGCTCATAATTCCTCCTGGGTGGCCTCTCAGAATCATCACCGAACTCGCTGTTCCGGTAACCACCACGtctacctccgcctccacctccacggtACGGTGGTCGAGGGCCCCTCTCACTGTCACCGTAACCTCCTGCAGCTACAGCACCATCTCCAGAGCCTGCCCCGCCACCATAACCTCCCTGGTAGCCATTCGTGTTCTCACTGCCATAGTCACGGTTCTGGCCATATCGCCCGCCTCTGCCGCGGCCAGGTTCGCCACGGCCAAATCCTCCGCGTGATGGCGCACCACCACTTCGTGCATCCCTCACTGAAACATGTCAAGTTAAAGGGCTTCAGTGAAAATGAGGAAACGGAGCAAGAAAGTAATCAAAGGTTCGAACAGTATCTTCGAAGGAAGGTATAAATTCGACTTCTCAGCCGATGGAAAGCACAGGACATCACAGCAAATGGCATCAAAAATATTTACAACCGACATGATATACTAAACGAAGGAATATAATACCGCCTCGAAATGAAATGCTAAGgagtaaacatgcccaaactaatCAAAGAACTTATTTTGAACAAATCGATCCACGTCAGAAGGTGGAAAAAAGGCCAAACGTCCCGAGCTCAGATCTAGCGCTCTGGCGGCCACAACTCACCAGCCTGTGCAGGGGGAGCAGGTTTGGTCGGCAGCTTGGCGGCCGCCCCAGTCTGGGGCCCCTTTCCAGCAGGCGCTGCGGCCGGCTTCTTGGCCTCGGCCTTCTGCGCAGCCGCGGCCGCAGCCGCCGCAGCGAGCAGCTGCGAggggtcgtcgttgtcgtcggcgCCGAGGATGTCGAACTGGTTCATGGCCGCCATGGCAGCGGCGCGGGGGGCAGGGAGCTGCGGTGGATCGACTTGCTATTCGACGAGCAGATGAGAGGCGCGAGCTAGCAGCTTCGTCGGATGGATGCCATTAGAAGAGTGAGGGGAGGTGGGAGGGGTTttggatgcggcggcggcggcggcggcggcggcggcggctaggggttGGAGACGAGGGGAGGGGAGTGTGTGAGAcggagaaaccctagccgcactcCTGCGCGAGCTCATATCCTTTGTGTCGGAGGTTTTTTACCATTTCCGCTCAGAGTCGTCTAATTACAGTAATACCCTCCGTGGGTATTGCTAGGGGCAACACGTGCCTAGCTGGACCAGACGGGTAGTTTTGGGATTCTGCAGCACATTAGTGGTGAAGGGCTAGTGGGTTGAGAATCCGGGCATCTGGACCCATGGGTTGCCATCGGACCACTGAGATTTCGCTTTCGACTAAAATAGGTTATTTGGACTAAATTGCACATTCCGGGTCTCTACAAACAATAATCCTAGACTTACGCACTCTTTTGGTTACAAAAATTCCTACAGACTGATGTGAAGTAAACTGGTTGGTTCAGCTTTGATTTCTCCCCTAAAAATCGGAAACCTCCCTCCACATTGCTGTGCATGATGCGAGTCCGTAGATGATTTTCGTAAATGATTTttgtaggtgtagcattactgcTCTACAAATGTTGTACTCTTTTTTGCAAAAATGGGGGAGCCCACTCTCtccatcaagatgatgcataccaCTCAATACCTAGAAACCCGACAATAGATGAAGTAACATGACGTTTACAGTGGTCCTAAAACAGAAACAAGCGCCCCACCAACTAAAAACTCAGGGCATCCCTCAGTCACCCTACGGCGAAAACAGGAGCACACAACCGGCTTAGCGGACCCCTGACGAGCACCTTTTCCCTCGCTTCAGAAGACGTCACCACCATCGCAAGAAGCTATGCACACAATAACATTCCAACGAGGCGCCATCGAGAATCCAGGTGAGGTAGATGGCCACAGTTTCTTACCGCTAGGCGCACTAGTGCGGAACTCGAGGTAGCGCGTCGCTTGGGGTAGTGTAGTCCTCGTAGCTCATCTAGGACTCCTTCATTGTCCTTGCGTCTTtgtctccggcgagctctcctCTCCATCTCTGGCCACTCCTCCGCCTCAAACACACACATGGTGTCTGTGCCGACTCACACACATACAAGGTGGGATGGCTCCCATGaggtgttgatgcatgtaaaatgcatacggaaactttgcactttattgcaacatattaccacatatttgcatcaTATATAATGTATTCTCATGTTTTATTatgttttaggggattttctaaacaatcacCTCTCCTCCGGTTCTAATTCTGTTTGGTAGAAAACGTcactttttagtgtttttgacatTACAGGAGCTACGTGACTtcaaaaagggcaaggtcaggggcCACGCTTCGGAATTTTCGAGACGAACAATATGAATTGAAGAGAGACATTGGGAGACCAACATGCTGGGAAAGAGGCCTGGAGGCGTGCCCTCCCCTTCTAGGCGCGCCACATGTGCCCTTTCTCACCTCGAGCATCTGTTTCGCCTCATCTTTTCGTCGAGGCTATGACGGCggagatcaaaaacacataaacaaaGAGTCAGTAGGCCGCCGCCGGAGATCGAGGGGGGAAATGATGCCGGGatcgcctccggtggactccaccccccttCGGTGAAGGCAtcagcaccatcttcatcatcttcatcatcatatacAATAATGTCATCTTCATCTACCCATTGTAATCTCTTGAAAAACATGATGTGTGACGCAATATATCGCTTTTCCATGATGTATTGTACCTCTATGTCTTTGTTTGAATAGTGACTTgttcatggaaatttcaagatacTTTGTAATGGTTGCATATGAGTATGTTCATGGCGATTGTAAGATACTttgtgatggttgcatataagtatttgttatcttctatgatgatcgtTTGttctgatatatgagtgcacacatatgtcagGGAATGCATAAGGTTGTCattgttgcatgttgatagggagAGGGACAGCGGGAGCTAACAGAAACCTTGTTCtaattcttagatgcatgtttTATTAATCATGATTAATCAAACGGGTTTTTTTATTATGCGGACGTTTAAACTCACagcggtggttggactttatgtttTAATAATCCTATTGTTTGCTCTTAACTGGCCTTGGggtcaatcactaggggtgtatttgctcatatccATGGCTGCACCTGtatatggctcctctctagaagaaacaataAAACGACTATCTTTGTGCTTCACTAGTTATGTTAGCCACACAGATAAAGTAGCAATTTGCTagaacacttactcccttgagttactccactccACTTCAATTCATCTCATTTTACTTTTTTGCACTTTACTTTTGttgcattagttttacttcttgcattttaatttccGCACTTGTAGTTCATAGTAAAAATCTCTTCACACACACACcatatctcctagctttgcatagaaggccatataagtaggttatagggatttagagaatagatagtttacctttagctcctcgtgggttcgacactcaaatacttattgaattatattgtggtgatcccctgcacttagGGGTTATCAGATGCTAGCCTCTACTTTGGCGCCCCAGGATGGTGGGGAGACGCCATTCTCAGGTGGTTGTTCTGCCATGGGTAGATTATCTCTTGTAGTCGTCACTCTCCCTCCTTCGTATAGGGAGTGGTGAGGGGACACTTGACACTTCAGGTGTCCTGCTCCTGAGAATCCTATACCTAGTCAACTTGGTTCCAACCCCTGACTTGTCCATGTCTGGTCAATGTACAGCCCGATCGGTTCACATTAGTCGAATCTCATCAGCCTGGCTCCATCCTCTTAAGTGTGTGACCCCATAGGCTCATGGTAGCCAGACTCGATTCGAGTCGCACAATGAACTGATAAGTCAGCAATGGCTCCAACAACGTTTGTTGGCTCCCACACACCAATAAGTAGTATTTTCAATGCGACAATTTGTTTAAGTCCCTTTGTCTCATGATATTGGTGGTAAAGCTATAGGTGAGTGAGCACGCCATTCCCGTGTAGCTTAACTCTATTTTCTTTGTCTCCATGATATGTGATCTCCTTCAACCTTACTCTTAATTGAAAATCATGATTAACACTTGATCAAGTTATGCATGGACATACGTATGAATCATATCACAAGAGAGGGCCGACAAAATATTTCTACAAGTCGGAGGAGAAAACTCTGTCTTGGTGCATCCACGTCACGCGACTGTGCGCCCTAGTCAGCCTAAGCACCACATTATAATTTCTAGTTATGGACATCATTTTGAGGACCCAAAGTCGACAATCCACAACCCGTATTGTGcaatgataacccccaagtgcgggGAATAATTGTGGCACCCAACAATGTGGAAGTATTTGGGTATTGAACTATAGGAGCAAGAAGGTAAAGCAATTTATTCTCTCAAACTAGAGTGTCATGGTTCTAGTCGTTATCTATGCACTAAACAATTAAAACATGCAAAGATTGATGGGTTTTTTCAAGTTTAAAGTAACAAAGTATTGGTTGTGAGGATCTCACAAATGTCCCAATCCTCTGTGGAGCAAGAGGACAAGACAAAGGTTTTACTTGTTAGTTAACAATGGACATGGGTTCACGGGCAACAATGGCAATAATCATAGATAATAAAGTACACACAATTGtcatgttttaaatggtaatctcTATATGGCCAACATGTCCCAAAACATGATGTTGAGAAGGGAAATACCAAAAGGGTGTTGTCATGCACGCAAGTATTGTCACTTGGCCCCAAGTAGATGTTCTCATTTATCTATGGATGTGTGTATGCCAAATGATGTAGGTCTCAGCTTCTGTTGTCACTAAGATATACCATAATTGTCACACGGTTACATATACACCCTCTAATACCGCACACATCTACATACATCACACCCCTTTAATAAAAAACACACATGTAAAAGCTCATGCAAAGGTTTATTTTCCTTGTGCATCCCGCACCCCTCTTATCTACCTACACTTTCTGTTGTAAAACACCTCATGACATGGGCAAACAAGGCATTACGTGTAACTCAATAATCTTAACCAATGCAATAAACAATCATAATATGCTTCCTAAGTGCGACAAGCTATAAGAGTTACAACATATGGCAGTAAATGCATAACATGTATCACCTGACACCACCATAACCATCAGTAAGGTAatacatactacctccgtcccagggaataaggcgcacgcgtatttcaagacgaactttgaccataaaaattgagcaacaaaatcttagttATATTGTGTGTAATTAGTAtctttggattcgtattgaaaaacactttctaatgatgttaatttcatacaaataatctttatatatttgaagtaattcttagtcaaacgaaaagcacgtaaaacgaggacgccttattccttgaatcggaggtagtatatgTCCACAAACATGTAGGCACCTGATGCCCACAAGTTTAGGAGATCGTTGAAATTTTCGATGGGAAGTACTACCCAAATCTATTGTTTGATTCAAGAGGAACACACGAAAACCAATAAGACTAGAAATTGACGcatcactctcaaccacacatgTGTATCAATATTCTCAAAAGCAAGTGGTAAATGCAGCAGTTAGATCAAAGTGGTAAAAAATAACATTAGATTTCTAGTTTTCACCAGAAGGATTCAACTTATAACTTTCAATGGATAAAAGTGTAGGCATGAGGTAATTAGTGGGACATTGATATGGATGAAGGTAATCATGTATACAAATATAAGCACCACAATGTTTTGGCTCTAGTTTCGTGGTATGTAGGTGTGTGTTCCTAATTTAGTTGTATGCGCTAACAAgagaacttgcataacatctattgtcctaccttcCCATTTCGCCGGGGCTAATTTGGAATTTCGGATAATTAAGGTCTACCTTTTCGAGTAGCTCTGAACAATGCATTAACACTACATGAACACAAAAACTCCTCAAATTATACCATCTCCCTCTTGTTTTCCCTAGGGTTTGACAATACTATAGGTTATACAGTATGCAGATAAATCCCAAACTATTATATATGATGAAGCAACGAAAGATTAGGATGGAGATCATGTTATTCGGGCCCTAATTAGAAGCATTAAGCACTAAAAAATCATTATCTACCACCACAAAAAATCATCGACTAGGGGGTGTTTGTCATGGTTAATGAGTCATAGGTGACGAAATGGCCTCTATGGTGCATATCGTGTCGCCTAAAGATCTACCATGGATTTTTCAGTCCGTGGTGGATGAGGACCCTTCAACCACAAAAAAATGGACCGTGTTAGAAGAGTTTTGGGAGGTCGTTGACTTCCGATGTCATGCCAACTGACACGTGGAAACGTCGTTAACTAGGTTAAAATCAGTGGTAGATGACATACCCACACAAGGCTTGCTAAAAATAAGCAGGTCTGCCCAATAAATATGTTTTGGACGGTCCAATTAGTATGTGGGTTGGCCCAACTACTTGATTTGATCGATCAAGTTGTTGAGTGAGACAGCTCGGTTAAGATGAATCGGTTAGCCCGGTCAGTTTGGACAGGACAACATAGGTAAGCTGATTGGTATGTCCAGTAAACTAAGTGGTTTGGGCTGTTGAGATGAGTAGGTTGGCCCATTAAAGTTTAGTTGGCCCTTCGGTAAAGATAAATAGGCTGGCCTAGTGACTTGAGATGGGCCGACCCAGGAAAGCTGATCAATAAAATTGGGTCAACCCATTAAAGTTCATTAGACCGTCCTATTAACGTCAAGCAGTTGGCTCCGATATTACTGTTTCGATCATCCCGCTAAGCATGATGGCCGATCCATTTATGACTAGGCCATCCCACTATTACTAGACCAACATATTGTTGGGCCTTTACTACTACAACATGTATTGTTCAGATAGAGGCTTACCACATATCACAATATTGTTTATGTGTGTTCTGGATTCAACCCAAGATAGCCCGAAAATTTGTCCTATTTTTGTAGCCCATCTAAGTCATTAGGTCAAATGATAGGCAAGTGAGCATATTGCACAGACTCAAAGGTTAAAGACTTCG contains:
- the LOC124661229 gene encoding RGG repeats nuclear RNA binding protein A-like gives rise to the protein MAAMNQFDILGADDNDDPSQLLAAAAAAAAAQKAEAKKPAAAPAGKGPQTGAAAKLPTKPAPPAQAVRDARSGGAPSRGGFGRGEPGRGRGGRYGQNRDYGSENTNGYQGGYGGGAGSGDGAVAAGGYGDSERGPRPPYRGGGGGGRRGGYRNSEFGDDSERPPRRNYERHSGTGRGYGMKRDGAGRGNWGSSTDEGLAQETDEALKIEDNAPIAEKQAEQDDAPTTEENKDNKDVAAKEEEENEEDKEMTLEEYEKIREEKRKALLALKTEERKVEVDKDLQSLQPLSTKKANDEIFIKLGADKDKKKESAEREERAKKSLSINEFLKPAEGERYYGGRGRGRGRGEGRGDRGGFRGGFGGGYQRGQAAAPSIEDQSQFPTLGGGK